From the Rhea pennata isolate bPtePen1 chromosome 1, bPtePen1.pri, whole genome shotgun sequence genome, the window CCACCCGGCATGCAGCACAGAAGAAACAAGCCTAGCAAAGTCTGAGGGTTGTCCTAACTTACAACATGAGAGAGCCCTGTCTGGCATCTCTCATGCTAACAGGGCCCCACCAGTGCATAATTCTCTACTGATGTACTCATGCCCACCTTGCTACTCAAAGTTGCAccaaaatacacttttctgGCATCAAGAAGGAGCTGTCTTTCATCTGTCTCTCCTATGACCTCCATCATTCCTAGCATACCAACAACTAGGCATCAAGATGCTGCCTATGGTTCACCTCAGCTCTCTGCAGAAGGCTGGGCCAGAAACCATTTCTTGCAGGTTTCTCATCCATTCCTGCCTCTGCACATGCTGCTATGTCCTACTCCCACTGTGGCTTGAGAACTGCTTTAGGAGAGGGAGTCAGAGCCAGACTCCTATGAAAAATACCATGGAAAGAGACAAGAGTCACAAGTTGTTGCAATGGAATTTCCAATTGGACATATTGCGGGGGCAGGGGAATCTCCTTCCTCCAAGATGTTCAGGAATCACCTGGACAGATCTCTGAGCAGTATGATCTAGCTTTAGAGTTagcctgctgtgagcaggggatTGGCCTAGAGACTTCCAAAGATTCCTCCCCACCCAAATCTTTCTGTGAGTCTACTACCCCTTGCAGTGCAAGCTCAGGAGAAGAAAGGGCCTCTTCCAGCATCCCTGAGCTCTGAGGCATGCTACTGAAACAGCACAGACCTTTCTCACTCTTGGAAAAGGGGCAATCAGGACAAACTGCATCTAACAGCATACCCCCAGGAGTCTTCCGTTGAACCACCCCTAAAGAACACTTGAGTTGAAGGGAGCCTGCCCAAGAGATTAAGAGGTTGCAATCAACAGACTGTAGAAAACCACAACTATCGGAGAAAAGCCggggaagcaggagagaagcaaagcagagagcaagtTAGCCAGGTGTCTGCAGTGCAGTACAGACAGGAGAACACCAGCAATATCTGCAGTGCTGTCTCTCAACAACTCAAGGCAACAGTCTCACCATACACAAGATGTAATCAACCCTGGGTACTGTAACACCAGGCTGTAGTTACAGGTCTGGGAGTTGTCTTAGGCACGAAGGATGCAACTCTCACcatctccctttcctcctctagCACAAGGGGCTCTCTTGTCCTTTCCCAGAGACGCAGGGACTTGTCATGGGATGACGAAACCACATAGTCTCCATTGGGACTGAGTGCCAAGCACCACACCTCCTGGTGATGCCCCTGCACAGTAGAAAAAGCAAGTAAGACATGAACACCCAGCTCCCAGCCCCTGAGAGAAGTGCAGCTCATGTTGGAATAATGCTTCCTTTCAATAACCTCCAAAACTTCCTACCTCCAGTGTCTGGATGTGCTCAAATTTATCTGCATCCCACTGCTTAATCTTGTTGTCCTTCCCCGCTGTGAAGAAGAGATGGGATTTGGCCACAAATTGGAGATACATCacactgaggggaaaaaaaaagtcagggaCACAGGGACTTCGTAACACGTGTATAGGAGACAGCAGAGTGTCCTAGATCAGCATCCCACCACCCTCGTCACCATTTATCTCTGGAGAAATCCCTTCTGACACCAAACCACACTGCAGCCCCACCTGTCATGATATTATCCCAGGCagagttcacagaatcacagaacagttgaggttggaagggacctttagggatcatctagtccaatccctctgctcaaagcagggtaaactagagcaggttgctcaggataTTGTCCAGTTGGACTTTGAATTATCCTCAAAGATGgtgactccacaacctctctgggcaacctgctccagtgacTTCCCCCCGACTCTGTACTGGACAAAAGGGCCATTGCCGTATCATAAGCCTTTGAAGAGAAGACAGCCCACAGTCCAGAGATGCTGTAGGAGATGACTGACCTGTCATCATGGGCAAAGAGAGAACGGTGACAGTCTCCAAAATCCAAGCCCCAAATCTTCACATTCCTGTCAGCAGAGCCAGTTGCAATGAGAGCCCCATCCTACagagcaaggcagagaaaggaggGGTGTGATCAGTCTACAGGCAGCCCCAGGAGGAATCACAACTGAACCACTAACTAAGCAAGAGTAAATAGGCTTTTACTTGGCCCCTGAAGAACGCCCTCCTGAACCCTCTCCCTCTTCTCATCAGGGTGGTATGTGTTTGTGGTACTGCCACAGTGCCCAGACAGCAGGCTTACTCTTCTTCGAGCTTTTGCAGGCATTTAAGACCTTAGCTTAAATCTTGACATTTCTGGCTTCCAAGTAGCCTCATCCCAGGTCACTCCAGAGAAAGACACAGCCCAGTGAACAGGCACGAATAGGTCACTCTACCTCAatgcctgctctctgctccacCAACAAAGTGATTCAGACCCAACTAAAGCAGTAAGAGTCTGGTCAGTAATTTCAGCAGAGACCCGGCGGCACCTCATAAGATGAGCCAGGATAACCAGTTTCCACTCCTCACAAAATAATCTTGTCATTCCTGTCACAACCTCCACTCTCTGACCCTCTCCAGTGAGCACAGGACTGTGGGGTCAGGAAGGGTTTGCCAAGTCCCTTCAAGACAATGTTGACTGTTAAGTAAGTGCTTTCTTGCCACCTTCTTGCTATTGTCCTAGAGGTCCCACTGCAAGCAGAAGGTTCTCACAGTCATCAACACTACCATGACTCCATCCGCAGCCCTAATAGTACTTACGTAAGAAATGTCCATGCACAGCACTGGCAGCTTGTGTCCatacagagagaggaaaaactgaagaagaggaaaggcaTCTCAGTTAGACACGATGTGTAGAGATTTGTAAAAACCTCAAACACTAGTTAGTCTTCCTCTGCCTCAGAAGCACTGTCCTTCCAGCACTGCACCCACTCTCACCCTGCAGATGGTTAgcagcagggccatgctggCAGAACTGAGATCAGGGTGCAAGTACCCAAGCTGAGTAACCACTGGTGCTGAGCCTCACTGCCTGTGACGATCAGGATATCTGTCCGTACTGGTCTGTCTTGTGTCATTCCCTAACACTCACATGCTCACAAACAAGTCACAGACCACAACATGCACTGCTTACAAGGAAAGTTCTCTTCAAGGTTTTGCCTGTGCTATGTCCCATTTAAGAGCCATGTGTGACACTGATTTGTCCCCACCCTCAAGATGCCAAACAGCTTTGGAATGTCATCATGTCTGCAGGCTTAGGGTGAACCTTGTCACCTGCGGATTCCCAGTGCTTTGGGGAGCAAATACAGACTTTTTCCCCAGTACGGGCCAGCCATAGTTCTGTCAGGTCTGTTAGCAAACAGGCACCTGAAGTGGGATGTATGGGCTCTCTTTGACTCTTTTTAGTGTTCTGGAATAAATGGGCACTTTCCCCATGCATACCTCATATTTCAGACTACAATTACATCACTTCCTGCACAGCATCCCAACCAACTTGGCCATGTACCTTGAGTGTGTCAGTGTAGAAAATCTTCACAGTGCAATCCAGTAAAGAGACAGCCAACAGCTTCTGGTTGGGGCTGTACCGCACACAGAGAACATCTTCATCCAGTTGCAAGATGCGCACCTGTTTTATGGACAGTctggcaaagagaaagaaagaattgttcTTCGATAGGTGCAAGACAGAAAGAGGTATGAACACAACCCCCACCCCTTGTACCCCGGGAACATAAGCTTACTCTAACATGCAGCACCTCCATCCTCACTAGGACTTGAACAAAATAGGACTGAAGTAAGCATGGCACTGCAGGCTGATAGATTTCACTGCTAAATGATGTGGAGGCCCTGCCTGCGATTAGAGGCTAAATTCACACACAAGGAAGGCACCACAGTCTAACAAGACCCCTATTTCAGCTAAGTTCAGACCTTCACAAAACAACTCTGAGCTCACACTCTTCTTCATGTGTCCCGTTCACATGCCACAGGCATTTCTTACAATGCACAGCAAAGGCCAAAGCATCCATCAGTGAGAAAGGACACTGTAGCTGAATGCAGCCtagaaagctttcttttctcaccTTTTTTGAATGCTGCTTTCATCCTTCACAAGCTCAAACTCCCAGAACTTGACACATTTGTCAGCACCTCCTGTCACAAAGCCACGCTGCAGgggaaaagcatttaaaatgaaagtaaaaccaaaaccaGTTTCACTATAGCCCAGAGAAATCTTACACTCAAGGAAATGCGAATACACAAGGTTTTTGAAATGCTCTACATTCCCACAGTGTTAATAGTTAGGAGAGCATCAAAAGCAGCACTTGTTCTGGTTGGAGCATGCATTGCCTGTCAGCTGAGCAACAGCCACACCAATTTCAAAAGCTCTGAGAGGCAAGTCAGAGTCAAAGACTCCAAACATGTATCAAGACATGGGCTGAAACTCTGGCACTGAAAGCAGTCATCTCCACTGCAGTTAATAAAGTGCATGTGTTTAGTGGGTAAGCTAACACACTCATTGCCCCTGGATCACACACATCTTACCACCACCCCACAAGAGTAGCTTACTAAGGGAACCACAGCTCAGCCTGGCACTTTTATGTTAAGAACAAGCATAAAAACTGTCCAgttttttatgtatgttttaattGGTGGAGTAAGTGAAACTGCAGAGTTATGACTGAAAAAGCTAAGTAAGTGTTTGGTTGGATTCAAAAGGCGATGGTGCATTTGGCACTGCTTTAACCCCTACAATACATTTTATCTAGCTCCTGGGTCCACCAGCCAAAAAAGATGCCAGAAACTTTAAAAGATCTCAAGAATGAGTctggaaaacacattttgccGAAGAACACACAAGAAGTTCAACATGCTCTGCCGAGGGACACACAAGAAGTTCAACAGCAGTAACAGACAGATAGGCAGAGTGATTTGGTGGCATTCAACAAGAATGCAAAGTGGACAAAGAACACTATGTTAATGGGATTTTTAATCCAACAAAGGTACCAGCAGATCCAATGACTGAGATTTAAAGCTCAGTAAAATGaaactacaaagaaaagaaaaattttacaaGGAGGATAATCAGTCACTGGAACAGATTACAAAGGGCTAAAGGTCTCCACAGCTGGAACATACCCACAAGATGCATGCTGCTGCACAAACACACTCCACTGGAGAAGTCTGAGTGCTCTCAGTCACGCAGAAGTCAGATTAGGTGTCAAAGATGGCAATATTCAGCCCAAAGACACAAAAGACTAGAGAGATATTTCAAACTTCTGCATATATCTTAAATATTATTAGCTGCATCTTCTGCCTCCCAGGATGAGGGGTTCCCATGCTCCCATCAGTAGCACAAACACAGCACTACAGGAAAGAGCTACACAGACGTGCAACAGGTCATGCTTAGAAGGCTGGGCGAGTTACCTGGTCTGGCGAAAGAGCAATGGACCACACCGCCTTGTCATGAGCAGCAAGTGTCTCCATCAGACTCCCAGAAGCCAGGTCATACAACTGCAGCTTCCCTGTCTAGGGGAAAGAAATCAGATGAGACAAATTAGCCCCTCCACTTCACAGCATACTCCAGAACAGCTTATGGAACACTAATCAGATCTGCAAACACACCTAAGCCTCAGGCTATGGGGGCCTCTCAGAAACGGCAGAGAAGAACAGCTCAAGGCAGAGCCCAGAGACAAAAGGTCTGAGCTAGCAAAGACAGTGGCACAGCAGCCATACCTAATGCAACAAGGGAGCTCcaagggcagaggagagctcaGAGCAAACACTCCCAGACTGCCCAGTACACAGGAGGAGTCACAGCACTGCCCTACTCCCTGCTGCATTTGAGGTTCTGTATAGGAGTCACTTCTGATGAGCACCAGCCTCTGCCCTCCCACACCTCTGTAGCTCCTAGCAGGACAGCACCCCTGCCGCCCCATCTCCTAAGAAGCCAACTTCGTTAGATGTCTGTTACGCATAGCTGGCCAAATTCCTCAGCTACATCAAGGACTTCCCAAAGCTTTCCTCAGCTGTCCAGCTGAAGCTATAGGAACTACCCTAAGGGCCTGGGAACAGGACAGATACTGTCAGAGAGGTTTTTATACCTAAAATGAATTGCTCCATATCAGAAGACGCAATGCACTTTCAGTAAGGCCAGCTTAACAACATTTTCAGAACATACTTGGGCACAGCCTGGAGCAGCAGAAAGGACACTATTTACCTTAGTGCCAACGATGACTTGTCGATCTCCAGGCACAAAGAGCGAGCAGAGTGCATACTCACACTCCATCGTTCGGATGCACTGCAAGGTTGATCTGTGGACAAAGGAAGAGTCCAAAACCTCTCATCACATATCAAATCTGGCCCACTAAGTGTGACATGCTCcaaatttctttcaaagaaaatagcCTCTCCTCTGGGACAACACTAGATCAAAACAGCAGCCTAATCAATCTAACACTAGATCCTTTAGAGAAGATGTCAAGAAACACAAATGTTCCCTAAAAAACAGACAGCAGCTACTGCTTAGCCTAACGGTTGGTAcctcttattaaaaataaaaacataaccCCAAACACATATTGATATGCGCTGTGTTTAGAGATTTGTCCTTCTGTGCCTGCCACTAAGCTCAGCCTCAGTGTGCTTTATAACATCAAATTCCATGAGTTAATCATGCAGTTTTAGCTCCCTGGCTTCTCAGTTTccaggaaagagaggaaacatAGCATCCCATGTACCTCCtctatttcatttgcttttatatttctccatcctttcctcttccttatcACCACCTCTGTGAACAAAGCATCCCTAAGTTCTCAAAACAGTCACACATAGGATAGGGGGACTGACACACTGCAGACCTGTTCCAAATCTTTACAgactctgcagctgctgagagaATGGCAATGTTGTCAGAGCTAAAAGCCAACGTCCTGACATCACTGCGGTGGCCTCCAATTGTTATCTTAGATGCACGGACAGCCTGTGGGACTTGCGCTGACAGGTTCAGGTTGTATGACTCAATGATGTTGTTCTGGAGCACCAATACAATCTTCAGCTCTCCTTTTGGGGAGAGAATCAAGTCAAACGACCTGTTTGATTAAACAAAGTCAGAGCTGTAGTTAGGGTCAATAAGACAAAATGTAGGAGAAATCAAACAGCATGGATGAGCAAGCAAGCAGAGGTGAGCAAGTGCCACTATATAAAGGAATTGCTTGTGGAAGTGTGGATGGATCAGCAGCTCATGGTAGGCCTCTCCCCAGCTCCAAGCTGAACAGATATCAAGAaggaaatttcttccctctcctccctgtaACGAGTCGTGCCTAGCCCTTCCCACGTAGCTGCATAATTACAGCCCACCCTCTACAAAAGGGCTTTCCACTCACTTGATTTTAGCAGAAGCTCTGATGTTAGTGACCCGCTGAATCTCCTCCTGTAGGCTCAGCTCCACACTCCCTTCAGGCTCTTCTTCAGACTTCTGTCTAGAAACATCAGTTAAGTGAGAAGATTCAAGTAATTTGGCACCGCCACCATAGACCAATACAGGTACAGAAATTAATACAAGGGCAACACTTAGCCTGCTGAAATCAGCTGCCCCTTTCTCCAGCAGTACCACCTGTTTTTAAGAACTGGGTGAGCCAGTGAAGCTCATTCCAGTATGCAGACTAGTCAAACTGTCCCAAAAAGCCAGTCTCCTCTGGAAGAGAACTGCAAAGCCACTTGACAAAAATACTTGAACACAAGCACATCATAAATGTGCTTGGATACATGGATACAAAATAGACAGTAGAAAGCTGCATTAAACTAGGACAGGTTCTGCACAACTCCCACCACCCTTCTCTCTCCAAAAGTCTTCAGCTGCTGCCAAAGAACAACTCCAGAATTACCTGGCCTACATTTCAGTTTCAGATCTCTCCCAGAGAGCTGTTGGAGGCACCTGTTAAGTGCCAGGATACCCAGAGGGACACTTAATACAAAACAGCCATGTAATAAAGCTCTCATTGGTAGGTATCCTTGCTTGCTGTAAAACAGAACATGAGGTGTCCAGGTCACTGACTTTTCAGATGAATCTCTCATTTCTGAACTTCCTATCAGTTACTTTGCTCACTTCATGCAGCAAGTAGTGTAGATATAAAGGTCAAACACAAGTGTGCAGCtctgcaaatgcattttccaaCCATTCCCTTGTACATTAGCTTTTTTTGCagggagaagactgagaaggaaaaatatgtcCTTACAATCTCTAGGAGTAGAGAAGTGTTGTTCAAACAAACACCAAGAATGAACAGGAACAGTGCCCCCACAATGCAGCAGCCACCACAGACAGAATGACTAGTGACTTGGAGTTCAACCCTGGTGTCATGCTGCTCAAGGGGTTTCCTGCCAGTTCTCAAGACAGAGACAGCATCTAAGCACACCCAGAAGACTACTTActtggcttttttctttgctttcttcatttttttttccaatttcttttggacttcctcttcagaaagaacagagaacacTTCCAGCACAGCATCTGTTCCCTAGAAACAGGGCAAACAGTCACAGGCTGGCCCTTGCAAAGATTAACCAAGGTCTCTGACAGCTTCCTCTGATTCACTAGCAGAGCCCCCCGTCACTTACATGACAGGCCAAAATTTTGCCTGTTCCGTCTGTGGCAAGAGTAACTATTCGGTCTCTCCCTTCCCGCATGATGGATCCAACTTTGCTGCACTTTAGGAGGCGCTATAGAGAAAACAAGGAGAGGAACATTGGTCTGGAAGGTCAAGTGATCTTAAGTAAACTCAGAAGCATCCTGGGAAGGGAagttagaagaagaaaagggagaaatgaaCCTACAGGGTCCTGGTAGAACAGCTAGTAAGAATAATCtagcaacaaaataaatttttatatgACCTACAGGCTTACCTCCTTATGCTTCATGCATTTTAGTTGAAAATAATCATTGGCAATCTCAGTGGAGAGTCAGTGGTAAATCATAACCATCTAAGAAACATGGCTGAATTTGCATGCTACAAAGGCAGTATAGTTGTGCTGTCAGAAGAGACAGAACTAAGGCGGAGAACAAACACTTTTAAACTGGTGATTGAAGGGACAGGAATCCTCTGAAAAGAGGAAGTggagaaatgtatttaatgagGTCAGGTGTCTACCATAATTACAAGCAGTCTGAAATCTAAGGAGGATCCCAAAAATCTTCCCCAGAAAGAGGGATTCAAGAAAGCCTCCACCAGCAGCACAAATGGGAATGGTTACTCACTATGGGATATGATACCACACATAGTAATTGTGCCACTCTGACCTCTCAGTTTCCATTATCGAACTACAAAAATGAGCATCAGCACTGAACTGAGCAGTTGTCAACCGGCTAGTGACTATTTTATTCCCTTGTTGTTTAACAAAGTGTTAATTAGCTGTGTCAAACTTTAAACACCTGCAACACCTGAACAGCTCTCAAACTCCTGCTAGCTCTGCAAGCAGCACTATATGGATGGGTTTAGATACACTATCTCATGATCAGTGTGGAAAACAGAGTTTACCTCCTCAGGACACTCATCCAGCTCTAAGGTCTCATCTTCTccagtgttttcttctgctcGAAGTGAAGagcctttgcttttcttggaTTCTGGCTCATCAGGGTCTTTATCCTGTTcctagacaaaaaaaatccataaggAATACTTTAAACCACAAGAACTAGGCTGTTCTCATTCTTGTCTTGCCCCCTCACTTTATTTTGCTGAAGGTGGTTGGTCTACATCGCACAAAAGAGTGGCCTACAGCATGCCTGTAAGCACCAAACCCTTATCATCCACCCACAGAACTGTCTTTCCTGGCTGTAACCTTCTAGTAGTAAGAACTGAGCATGCTCTGGAAACCTTGTCCCACAGACCTTACATCTTCACTTGCAAGCTAAAAAATATGGTAAATATtccatccttaaaaaaaaaggatatccTAAGAGCTACTTCTGGACTTCCCAGACAGCAAAGACTCTTTGGCTCTGTCTCCCAGAAAGTCACTCAGATTTGATGTATTCCAGTCCCATCTCAGTCCAAAGCCAAGCAGCTTGGCAAGATTGTGAGGGGTGACAGAGGGAGCAGTCTTACCTCCTGGATGTAAGTGATATCCCACACCCTCAGCTCGCTGTCAGCAGTCCCAGTGATCAGGCGCTTCTCTTCCGACACCAAAGCTAGCCCCCAAACCTGTCCAGAGGCACAATTTGAGGAATTGGTTCACAGCTGTTTTCCCTACCTTAACAATACCAGAGCACTTTTAATTGACTTATTTAAATCAAACTGAGAAGAGACTGCTGTATCTAGCTAGGATCTCCACCATGGACATCTTTATTGGAATTGCCACTCACTGCACAGGAGTGATAGTTCCTGGGAAATTTGGAGATTTCTCATTTGATCACTTGAAgcttaataaaaaaacaaaaccccatcACAGTTCAGTTTACAACCCCTGAGAGCACATTAAGCATAAAGCAAGCCATGACACTTAGTCAACAATCCTTCCATTCCTCTCTGTGTATCCTCTTTACCTCTGTACGGTGTCCAACCAGAGTTTTGAAGCAGTGCTGGGTGTCCAAGTCCCACCATTTCACCAATGTATCTTTGCCactgggaggggaaaaaaaaaaaaaaaaaaagaaaaagctcaggaCATGAGGGAAGATTGTTAAGCTCCTGTAATATTATATC encodes:
- the WDR3 gene encoding WD repeat-containing protein 3 isoform X2; this translates as MGLTKQYLRYGPAALFGLVASASGNAAFVALRGERGRCVAVPACEHVFVWDTRKGEKVLILKGLKQEVSCLCASPDGLHLAVGYEDGSIRVFSLLSGEANVTFNGHKAAVTALKYDQLGGRLVSGSKDTDVIVWDVINESGLYRLKGHKDAVTQVLFLKEKNLLVTSGKDTLVKWWDLDTQHCFKTLVGHRTEVWGLALVSEEKRLITGTADSELRVWDITYIQEEQDKDPDEPESKKSKGSSLRAEENTGEDETLELDECPEERLLKCSKVGSIMREGRDRIVTLATDGTGKILACHGTDAVLEVFSVLSEEEVQKKLEKKMKKAKKKAKQKSEEEPEGSVELSLQEEIQRVTNIRASAKIKSFDLILSPKGELKIVLVLQNNIIESYNLNLSAQVPQAVRASKITIGGHRSDVRTLAFSSDNIAILSAAAESVKIWNRSTLQCIRTMECEYALCSLFVPGDRQVIVGTKTGKLQLYDLASGSLMETLAAHDKAVWSIALSPDQRGFVTGGADKCVKFWEFELVKDESSIQKRLSIKQVRILQLDEDVLCVRYSPNQKLLAVSLLDCTVKIFYTDTLKFFLSLYGHKLPVLCMDISYDGALIATGSADRNVKIWGLDFGDCHRSLFAHDDSVMYLQFVAKSHLFFTAGKDNKIKQWDADKFEHIQTLEGHHQEVWCLALSPNGDYVVSSSHDKSLRLWERTREPLVLEEEREMQREAEYEESVAKEEQPVVAGETQGETGLAGRKTIETIKAAERIMEAIELYREEMAKLKEHKAICKAAGKEPSEYVLEVFKKVKSSELEESLLVLPFSYVPDLLRLFNEHIHLGSEVELLCRALLFLLKIHFGQITSNHMLVTVIENLKKTTISRVSEARDVLGFNMAGLQYLKREIEAKDKVTFFADATDRFEEKKRKRKKKEKMVLAVV
- the WDR3 gene encoding WD repeat-containing protein 3 isoform X1 — its product is MGLTKQYLRYGPAALFGLVASASGNAAFVALRGERGRCVAVPACEHVFVWDTRKGEKVLILKGLKQEVSCLCASPDGLHLAVGYEDGSIRVFSLLSGEANVTFNGHKAAVTALKYDQLGGRLVSGSKDTDVIVWDVINESGLYRLKGHKDAVTQVLFLKEKNLLVTSGKDTLVKWWDLDTQHCFKTLVGHRTEVWGLALVSEEKRLITGTADSELRVWDITYIQEEQDKDPDEPESKKSKGSSLRAEENTGEDETLELDECPEERLLKCSKVGSIMREGRDRIVTLATDGTGKILACHGTDAVLEVFSVLSEEEVQKKLEKKMKKAKKKAKQKSEEEPEGSVELSLQEEIQRVTNIRASAKIKSFDLILSPKGELKIVLVLQNNIIESYNLNLSAQVPQAVRASKITIGGHRSDVRTLAFSSDNIAILSAAAESVKIWNRSTLQCIRTMECEYALCSLFVPGDRQVIVGTKTGKLQLYDLASGSLMETLAAHDKAVWSIALSPDQRGFVTGGADKCVKFWEFELVKDESSIQKRLSIKQVRILQLDEDVLCVRYSPNQKLLAVSLLDCTVKIFYTDTLKFFLSLYGHKLPVLCMDISYDGALIATGSADRNVKIWGLDFGDCHRSLFAHDDSVMYLQFVAKSHLFFTAGKDNKIKQWDADKFEHIQTLEGHHQEVWCLALSPNGDYVVSSSHDKSLRLWERTREPLVLEEEREMQREAEYEESVAKEEQPVVAGETQGETGLAGRKTIETIKAAERIMEAIELYREEMAKLKEHKAICKAAGKEVPLPVNPILRVYGNITPSEYVLEVFKKVKSSELEESLLVLPFSYVPDLLRLFNEHIHLGSEVELLCRALLFLLKIHFGQITSNHMLVTVIENLKKTTISRVSEARDVLGFNMAGLQYLKREIEAKDKVTFFADATDRFEEKKRKRKKKEKMVLAVV